The DNA region TTAATTGAACGACTTGGTAAATATAATCGTTTTGCCGATCCCGGATTTCACTGGATAATCCCCATTATTGAGCACATGTTTTCGGTAAATACTACCGAACAAATGGTAGATGCCGAACCCCAGGAAATAATAACCAACGATAATCTGAACGCCCGTGTGGATGCACAGGTTTATTTTAAAGTAAAAGATGATGAAATAAGTGTAAAATCTTCGCAATATAACGTTAATAATTATAAATGGCAAATTGTTAACCTGGCACGTACTACTTTACGTAATATTATTGGCACGCTTACGCTAAAATCTGCCAACAGCGAACGTGGAAAAATCAATTCGGAGTTGCACAACACTCTTTGCCACGAAACACAAACCTGGGGTATCGAGATAGTTCGTACCGAACTCAAGGAAATTGACCCGCCCAAAGATGTTCAGGAAACGATGAATAAAGTAGTAAAAGCCGAAAACGAAAAAATTGCCGCCATTGACTATGCCACTGCGCGCGAAACCGTTGCCGACGGTGAAAAACGTGCCAAGATTAAGGAATTTGAAGGTATCAAACAATCGAAAATATTGCAAGCCGAAGGCGAAGCAGAAGCTATTCGTTTGGTAAACGAGGCTGCCGAAAAATATTTCATCGGGAATGCCCAGTTACTCCGCAAATTGCAGACTCTTGAAGTTTCGCTTTCAAATAATGCTAAAATAGTTATCCCCACAGGTAGCGAACTGGTTAATATCATTGGCGACATGGCGGGAGTAATACCTTTGCGTGCCAAGCCAAAAGATAATCCAAACGTTTAATCAACCAAGGATTTTAAAACCTTGAGGGTTTTCCTCGCCTACGGCGAAATGTAACATATTGAAATGGTTTGCAACTTTTAACCCAAACTCAGGTTATTAATAAAAAAAACTGCCCTTTTAGAGGAGCAGCTTTTCAAACAACTATGAATTAACAAAATTTACTTCTTTGTTTTCTTTTTTGCTACAGCTTTTTTCTTGGGAGTAGCTTTTTTAGCCATCATATCCTTTACAGCAGCCTGTGCAGCGGCAAGGCGTGCAATAGGAACACGGAAAGGAGAGCAACTTACATAGGATAATCCCAGTTTATGGCAGAATTCAACGGATGTTGGTTCGCCACCATGCTCGCCACAGATACCTAACTTAATATTCGGGCGTGTAGCACGGCCACGTTCGCAGGCAATCTTCATCAGTTCACCAACGGTGCTCTGGTCAATCTGCTGGAATGGATCCACCGGTAATATTTTTGTATCTGTATAATGTTGCAGGAAGCTCGATGCGTCATCACGACTGAAACCAAAGGTCATCTGGGTAAGGTCGTTGGTGCCGAATGAGAAGAATTGTGCATATTTTGCCATTTTATCGGCAGCCAATGCAGCACGCGGAATCTCAATCATGGTTCCTACCATATGAGGTATTTCTTTCAGTTTGAATTTAGCACAAACTTCAGCATATACCTTTTTGATGATTTCATACTGGTGAGCTAATTCTGTTTCTACGCAGGTTACCGGAATCATGATTTCGGGGAAAGGATTTTTCTTTTCCTTGATAAGTTCTGCAGCGGATTCAAAGATAGCACGTACCTGTGTTTCGGTGATTTCAGGGAAAGTGATACCCAAGCGAACGCCACGGTGTCCCATCATTGGGTTAACTTCATGCAGCTTGTCGGCACGTTCGGTAAATTCTACCAATCCAATTCCGAGGTTTTTGCAGAGTTTTTCCTGTTCTTCTTTTTGTGTTGGTACAAATTCATGCAAAGGTGGGTCGAGTGTACGGAAAGTTACCGGCAATCTATCCATGGCTTCCAGAGTACCTTTTATATCTTTTTTCATGTAAGGGAACAGTTCAGCTAATGCAGCACGACGTTCTTCTTCATTCTTGCTGATGATCATCTTACGCAAGAGGAATAAAGGAGCTTCGGAACCTTTTCCGTAGAACATATGTTCTGTACGGAAAAGTCCGATACCTTCGGCTCCAAATTCACGTGCTTTCTGGGCATCTGCCGGATTGTCGGAATTGGTACGGACTTTTAGTTTGCGGTATTTGTCCACAATGGTCATAAACTTCAGCAGGTCTTCGTTTTCTGTTGCGCTTATAGTAGCAAGCTCTCCTTTATATACTTTACCTTTTGTTCCGTTAAGCGAAATCCAATCACCTTCTTTCAGCTTTTCGCCTTTGATGTTAACGGTGCGGGTAGTGAAATCTATCTTAATGTCGGCAGCACCTACTATGCAGCATTTTCCCCATCCACGGGCAACCAATGCAGCGTGTGATGTCATACCACCACGGGCGGTTAAAACAGCCTGTGCAGCACGCATACCTTCGATATCTTCAGGATTGGTTTCTTCGCGAACCAGGATAACTTTTACTTTCGGGTCTTTCTTTACAGCTTCCACTGCATCGGCAGCAGTCAGCACTATTTTACCCATTGCTCCTCCGGGACCTGCTGGTAAACCTTTGCATAATACTTCTGCTTTTGTTTCTGCTTTTGGGTCTAACAGAGGGAATAAAAGTTCTTCCATCTGCGATGGAGCAACTCTAAGGATAGCTGTTTTTTCGTCAATAAGTTTTTCTTTCAACATATCCAATGCCATCTTCACAGCGGCGGTGCCGTTACGTTTTCCAACACGGCATTGCAGCATATACAGTTTTTGATCCTGTATGGTGAATTCAATATCAAGCATATCATGATAATGCTTTTCCAACTTTTTCTGAACAGCATCTAATTCTTTGTAAACTTTTGGCATTGCTTTTTCCAGCGATACCAGATGAATGGTATGTTCCGATTTTCCTACTTCATTAATTGGGTTTGGTGTACGGATACCGGCTACTACGTCTTCGCCTTGTGCATTTGCAAGCCATTCTCCATAGAAATATTTGTCGCCGGTGGCAGGGTTACGGGTAAAAGCAACACCTGTAGCAGATGTATCGCCCATATTTCCGAATACCATGCTCTGAATGTTTACGGCAGTGCCCCAGTTGTCAGGGATAGCTTCAATTTTGCGGTAAGCAATGGCACGTTTACCCATCCAACTCTGGAACACGGCACCTACAGCGCCCCATAATTGTTCCATTGCGTTTTCGGGAAAGGGCTTGCCCAAAACTTCTTTTACTTTCTTTTTGTATATTTCGATAAGTTCTTTCAAGTCGTCGGCAGTAAGGTCGGTATCTGATTTTGCACCGCGGGCTTTTTTCATTTTTTCCAATTCATGTTCTAACTGAACGCGGACACCTTTTCCTTCGGCAGGTTCAATACCTGCTGCTTTTTCCATTACTACATCGCTGTACATCTGAATCAAACGACGTTGGCTATCGTAAACAAAACGGGGATTCCCTGTTTTTTTAATTAAGCCTTCCCGGGTTTCATTGTTTAACCCTACGTTTAATACAGTTTCCATCATACCAGGCATGGAACTGCGTGCACCCGAACGAACAGACACAAGCAAAGGGTTTTTCTTGTCGCCAAATTTGGCGCCCATTTCAGCTTCGGTATGTGCCAAAGCTTCCATTACCTGGTGGTCAAGTTCTTTGGGGTATTTCTTGTCGTTTTCGTAGTATGCAGTGCAAACTTCGGTAGTGATGGTAAAACCTGCAGGTACCGGTAAACCAATGTTTACCATTTCGGCAAGGTTGGCACCTTTACCGCCCAATAAGTTTTTCATGTCGGCTTGTCCGTCGGCTTTTTTGCCTCCAAAAAAATAAACATACTTTATTTCTTTTTCTTTTGCCATTGAATATTCTCCTTTTTAATTAATTGTTTGCTAAAGAGTTTCGATTAAAAACGTGCGTACACGCCAAAAATTTTGCAAATGTATAAAAATTAATGTTTTTGTACTTTATATACCTGTGATTTTTTTCGGAAAAGCTGGACTAATAACAGAATTTACCGGTATTTGTATCGGATTCGGAAATGAACAATCCCGTTGTTAAAAGAACATTGTATATTTACAGGCGTATAATACAACCAATTCTTAATTGGAGTATTGAATTCAGAAATCGTATAAAATCGTATTTTTGGAGCAAATTTATTTTTCAGGCATCACAGGTACTTAAAATCAATAATTATGAATGAAATAATACAAAAAATACAGGAAGCTGCAAAGAAATACGAGAAATACACTGCCGGAAACTTGTCGAAATTAGTGAAGATCAAGTCTACCAGCATGCACGAAAAAGAAGTACAACTGGAACTGAAACGGCAAATGGAAGATGCCGGTTTTGATGAAGTACGCATTGACGGACTTGGTAATGTCATCGGCAGAATTGGCAACGGGAAACGAATACTTGCCATTGACGGACATATGGATACGGTGGACGTTGGAAATATTGCAAACTGGACATTCGATCCTTTTTGTGGGGATATAAAATGCGGATTTGTACACGGACGGGGAACCGTTGACCAGGAAGGCGGTGTAGCTGCAGCCGTTACCAGTGGACGTATTCTGAAAGAACTGGGTTTTGACAAAGACATGACTTTTTACGTTGTGGGCAGTGTGATGGAAGAAGACTGCGACGGACTTTGTTGGAAATACTTAGTGGAAGAAGAAAAGCTGCAACCTGAGGTTGTCATCAGCACGGAACCCACCAACCTGAATATCTATCGCGGGCAACGCGGGAGGATGGAGATGGCAGTAAAGTTTAAAGGGATTAGTTGCCACGGAAGTGCCCCCGAAAGGGGAAAAAATGCAATTTACATGGCTGCACGTGCCGCTCTTGAAATAGAAAAACTGAATGAACGCTTGCCGGTGGATGAATTTCTTGGAAAAGGAAGCGTTACCATCTCGGAAATTAAATCTGGTAGTCCATCTCTTTGTGCTGTTGCCGATTATGCCCAGTTTCACCTCGACCGCCGCCTTACCTGGGGCGAAACCAAAGAATCTGCCCTGGCAGAAATCCGGGAGATCATCAAAGATATGGATGCTACGGTGGAGGTTCTTCACTATGAAGAAACGGCATATACCGGCATGCGTTACGGAATGGAGAAGTATTATCCCACATGGAAAATTCCGGCAGACCATTATTCCGTTCGAACCGGCGTGAAAGCTTTTCGCAAGCTGTTTAACAAAGAACCGGTAGTGGATAAATGGACTTTTTCTACCAATGGTGTAACCATCAACGGCTATTATGGCATTCCAGTAGTAGGTTTCGGACCTGGCAACGAAGTATTTGCCCATGCACCCAACGAAAAAGTTCCCGTAAGCGACCTGGTAGATGCTTCTGCCTTTTACGCTGCCTTTGCGTGGCTTTTTTGAAGAAAAACTGATTAATTTTAATATTTTTACGTAATGATCATGGATTTTAAGAAAATAACAGAACAAATTGCTGCTCTGAAAACAAATTTATACCAAAAAGATTTCCTGCTTACCTGGGATAAAACACCTGAAGAACTAATGATGGTAATGCTTGTAGCAGAAGCACTACGAAGTCTTCGTAATCAGAATATTTCAACCCGGTGTTTCGATTCGGGACTTGGTATTTCCAACTTCCGCGATAACTCTACCCGTACCCGTTTTTCGTTTGCTTCTGCCTGTAACCTGCTTGGATTGGAAGTGCAGGATCTTGACGAAGGGACATCCCAGATTGCCCACGGCGAAACTGTTCGCGAAACGGCAAACATGATCTCTTTTCTTACTGAAATCATCGGAATACGCGACGATATGTTTCTTGGAGAAGGCCACAAGTATATGTCAGAGGTAGGCGAAGCCCTTGAAGACGGTTACAAACATGGCGTTTTGCCGCAACGGCCCGGTATAGTGAACCTGCAATGCGATATTGACCATCCGACACAAAGTATGGCCGACCTTCTTCACCTCGTAAATTACTTTGGCGGAATTGAAAATCTGAAGGGAAAGAAAATTGCCATGACGTGGGCTTATTCTCCCAGCTACGGAAAACCTCTTTCGGTGCCGCAGGGCATCATCGGGTTGATGACACGCTTTGGTATGCAGGTGAAACTGGCATACCCGGAAGGATATTCGCTGATTCCGGAAGTGGTGGAACTTGCCGGGAAAAATGCAAAGGCTTCGGGCGGAAGTTTTCATGTGATGAATAGCATGGAAGAAGCTTTTACAAATGCCGATATTGTTTACCCGAAGAGTTGGGCTCCCTTCTCGGTGATGGAACGCCGCACTGCATTGCTGAAAAATAACGACAGGGACGGGCTAAAGGCTTTAGAACAAGAATGCCTTGCCAATAATGCACGTTTTAAACATTGGGAATGCAATGATGAAAAGATGAAGATTACACGGGATGGCAAGGCATTGTATATGCACTGCCTGCCTGCCGATATTTCCGGTGTGTCGTGCCGCGAAGGGGAAGTGGCAGCCAACGTATTTGAACGTTATCGTATAGAAACCTACAAGGAAGCCGGTTATAAACCTTATATCATAGCCGCCATGATGCTTACAAACCGTTTTGCCAACCCTGCTGCCATGCTGAATAGTATGTTGGAAAGAGGAAACAGGAGAGCGGGACTTTAGGAAGTTTCAGTTTTTTAAAACTTTTCACCTGTATTTTATGGGTTTGGTATTTCATTTGTTTAATTGATCTCCGATAATAATTAATAGTGCAGATTAACGTTACTTTTTAATATTAATAATAAAAAATAGCTAATATGATGAAAAAGAGAACACGTATTTTATTATTTATTGCCCTGATGTTCGTTGTGCCATTTTATGGCAAAGCACAAGAAGTTAAAAAAGGGAATATGAATTTAGGGATTGCAATAGGTCCAGCCACTAATTTCTATGACTATTCCTCGGGTATGAGACCAGGTGTTTATGGCTATTTTGAACAGGGTTTCTGGGAAGTAGGACCTGGAACCATTGCTCTGGGAGCAGAAGCTGGTTTCTCGTTCCTGCATCATGATGGCGATGATTTTAATTACAATTGGACTAACTTCTTTTTGCTTGCACGCGGAGCATATCATTATTACATCAAAGTTGCACATTTAGATGTATATGCAGGTTTTACTACCGGTCCCCGCTTTACCGCTTTTTCTGACAATTATGATCATAGCAACCATGGGGATTCGCCGGATTATGACGCTGTTAATTTTCATTTTGGAGGGTTTACCGGTGCCGCTTACCAGTTTAATAACAAACTTACAGGATTTATAGAATGTGGACACGACATTACGACTGTTTCTGCCGGGTTACGGTTTAAGTTGTACTAATCTTTTCTTTTAAAAAATAGCATCTTCTATAGATTTCATAAAGGCAGCTGGAGCGATCTATCCCCATAAATTATCGAGATGTAATTCTGTAAAAAGAATCAGAAATATAATTCTGGAGAATGTGTTTTTTTTGCAAAGCAGATAGGGAAACACCATTGTACGATCCGTAGTGGTTAACCATAACCATTTGTCCGGGAAAATATTAAAGCATTTTGTTTAATAAATCATAAAACTCTGTTTTTACTATGGGTTTTGAGATATAGCCATCGCAACCAGCCTGTTTACATTTTTCTATTTCGTCGGGCATGGCATAAGCGGTTTGCGCAATTATTTTCAATGCAGGTTGTATTTTCTTTATTGCTGAAGTGGCTTCGTAACCATTCATGCCGGGCATACGAATGTCCATCAAAACAATGTCAATTTTAGGTTCGCTGACAACAATTCTAACGGCTTCATCTCCATCTTTTGCCCATAAAAGTTGTGCCTTGGTTTTTTTAAGCATTGCTTCTATCAGGTAATAATTCGATTCTATGTCTTCTGCAATGAGAATGGTCGTATTTTTTAAATTTGGCAAACCTGTTTCTATAGTATTTTCATTTAAAGGTGTTGCATTTATATCTACAACACCGGGAAGCTGAAAGTAAAAGGAAGAGCCTTTTCCTTCCTCAGAATCTACCCATAGTGAGCCTCCTAACAAATCGGAAATTTCTTTGCAGATTGCCAGCCCCAACCCTATTCCG from Lentimicrobiaceae bacterium includes:
- the ygeW gene encoding knotted carbamoyltransferase YgeW; protein product: MDFKKITEQIAALKTNLYQKDFLLTWDKTPEELMMVMLVAEALRSLRNQNISTRCFDSGLGISNFRDNSTRTRFSFASACNLLGLEVQDLDEGTSQIAHGETVRETANMISFLTEIIGIRDDMFLGEGHKYMSEVGEALEDGYKHGVLPQRPGIVNLQCDIDHPTQSMADLLHLVNYFGGIENLKGKKIAMTWAYSPSYGKPLSVPQGIIGLMTRFGMQVKLAYPEGYSLIPEVVELAGKNAKASGGSFHVMNSMEEAFTNADIVYPKSWAPFSVMERRTALLKNNDRDGLKALEQECLANNARFKHWECNDEKMKITRDGKALYMHCLPADISGVSCREGEVAANVFERYRIETYKEAGYKPYIIAAMMLTNRFANPAAMLNSMLERGNRRAGL
- a CDS encoding YgeY family selenium metabolism-linked hydrolase, which produces MNEIIQKIQEAAKKYEKYTAGNLSKLVKIKSTSMHEKEVQLELKRQMEDAGFDEVRIDGLGNVIGRIGNGKRILAIDGHMDTVDVGNIANWTFDPFCGDIKCGFVHGRGTVDQEGGVAAAVTSGRILKELGFDKDMTFYVVGSVMEEDCDGLCWKYLVEEEKLQPEVVISTEPTNLNIYRGQRGRMEMAVKFKGISCHGSAPERGKNAIYMAARAALEIEKLNERLPVDEFLGKGSVTISEIKSGSPSLCAVADYAQFHLDRRLTWGETKESALAEIREIIKDMDATVEVLHYEETAYTGMRYGMEKYYPTWKIPADHYSVRTGVKAFRKLFNKEPVVDKWTFSTNGVTINGYYGIPVVGFGPGNEVFAHAPNEKVPVSDLVDASAFYAAFAWLF
- the ppdK gene encoding pyruvate, phosphate dikinase produces the protein MAKEKEIKYVYFFGGKKADGQADMKNLLGGKGANLAEMVNIGLPVPAGFTITTEVCTAYYENDKKYPKELDHQVMEALAHTEAEMGAKFGDKKNPLLVSVRSGARSSMPGMMETVLNVGLNNETREGLIKKTGNPRFVYDSQRRLIQMYSDVVMEKAAGIEPAEGKGVRVQLEHELEKMKKARGAKSDTDLTADDLKELIEIYKKKVKEVLGKPFPENAMEQLWGAVGAVFQSWMGKRAIAYRKIEAIPDNWGTAVNIQSMVFGNMGDTSATGVAFTRNPATGDKYFYGEWLANAQGEDVVAGIRTPNPINEVGKSEHTIHLVSLEKAMPKVYKELDAVQKKLEKHYHDMLDIEFTIQDQKLYMLQCRVGKRNGTAAVKMALDMLKEKLIDEKTAILRVAPSQMEELLFPLLDPKAETKAEVLCKGLPAGPGGAMGKIVLTAADAVEAVKKDPKVKVILVREETNPEDIEGMRAAQAVLTARGGMTSHAALVARGWGKCCIVGAADIKIDFTTRTVNIKGEKLKEGDWISLNGTKGKVYKGELATISATENEDLLKFMTIVDKYRKLKVRTNSDNPADAQKAREFGAEGIGLFRTEHMFYGKGSEAPLFLLRKMIISKNEEERRAALAELFPYMKKDIKGTLEAMDRLPVTFRTLDPPLHEFVPTQKEEQEKLCKNLGIGLVEFTERADKLHEVNPMMGHRGVRLGITFPEITETQVRAIFESAAELIKEKKNPFPEIMIPVTCVETELAHQYEIIKKVYAEVCAKFKLKEIPHMVGTMIEIPRAALAADKMAKYAQFFSFGTNDLTQMTFGFSRDDASSFLQHYTDTKILPVDPFQQIDQSTVGELMKIACERGRATRPNIKLGICGEHGGEPTSVEFCHKLGLSYVSCSPFRVPIARLAAAQAAVKDMMAKKATPKKKAVAKKKTKK
- a CDS encoding SPFH/Band 7/PHB domain protein, whose translation is MNTVYFLIAIVVFLFFTGIRIVRPTHRGLIERLGKYNRFADPGFHWIIPIIEHMFSVNTTEQMVDAEPQEIITNDNLNARVDAQVYFKVKDDEISVKSSQYNVNNYKWQIVNLARTTLRNIIGTLTLKSANSERGKINSELHNTLCHETQTWGIEIVRTELKEIDPPKDVQETMNKVVKAENEKIAAIDYATARETVADGEKRAKIKEFEGIKQSKILQAEGEAEAIRLVNEAAEKYFIGNAQLLRKLQTLEVSLSNNAKIVIPTGSELVNIIGDMAGVIPLRAKPKDNPNV